The following are encoded in a window of Trichocoleus sp. genomic DNA:
- a CDS encoding RNA polymerase sigma factor, RpoD/SigA family, with the protein MPTVENETKTPKEKADKTLFSADMVRTYLHEIGRVPLLTHEQEIVYGKQVQQMMNLFEAKEKLESKLDRELTDAEWAAQVKLGEDELRKTIRLGQRAKQKMIEANLRLVVAIAKKYQKRNLEFLDLIQEGTLGLERGVEKFDPTRGYKFSTYAYWWIRQAITRAIAQQARTIRLPIHITEKLNKIKKVQRELTQRLGRSPNPGEIAEALELEPAQIREYLLMSRQPVSLELRVGDNQDTELQDLLEDESESASPESFATQESLRQDLEGMLSELTPQQREVLTLRFGLADGNELSLAKVGQRMNISRERVRQLERQALDHLRRRKANVRGYLAS; encoded by the coding sequence ATGCCAACTGTAGAGAACGAAACCAAGACACCCAAAGAGAAGGCAGATAAAACACTGTTCTCGGCAGATATGGTGCGTACCTATCTGCATGAGATTGGGCGTGTGCCCCTGCTGACTCATGAACAAGAAATTGTCTACGGCAAGCAAGTCCAGCAGATGATGAATCTCTTTGAAGCCAAAGAGAAGCTGGAAAGCAAGCTCGATCGTGAGTTAACTGATGCTGAGTGGGCTGCTCAAGTGAAACTAGGCGAAGACGAACTACGGAAGACGATTCGCTTAGGGCAGCGTGCCAAGCAAAAAATGATTGAAGCAAACCTGCGCTTAGTCGTGGCGATTGCCAAGAAATATCAAAAGCGCAATCTCGAATTCCTGGATTTGATTCAGGAAGGCACATTAGGTCTGGAGCGCGGCGTTGAGAAGTTTGACCCGACTCGCGGCTACAAGTTCTCGACCTATGCCTACTGGTGGATTCGTCAGGCAATTACCCGTGCCATTGCTCAGCAAGCCCGCACGATTCGTCTGCCAATTCACATCACTGAGAAGCTGAACAAGATCAAGAAAGTGCAGCGAGAGCTAACGCAGCGGCTTGGTCGTAGCCCAAATCCGGGAGAGATTGCTGAAGCCCTAGAGTTAGAGCCTGCTCAGATCCGGGAGTACCTGCTGATGTCGCGTCAGCCTGTCTCTCTGGAACTGCGGGTCGGTGACAACCAGGACACTGAATTGCAAGACCTGCTGGAAGATGAGAGCGAAAGCGCATCCCCTGAGAGTTTTGCGACTCAAGAATCGCTGCGGCAAGACCTGGAAGGAATGCTTTCTGAGCTAACGCCGCAACAGCGCGAAGTTTTGACGCTCCGATTTGGTTTAGCAGATGGCAACGAGCTATCTCTAGCAAAAGTCGGTCAGCGGATGAACATTAGCCGAGAGCGGGTCCGTCAACTTGAGCGGCAGGCGCTAGATCATCTGCGTCGTCGTAAAGCAAATGTGCGCGGCTATCTTGCCAGCTAA
- a CDS encoding calcium-binding protein, which yields MAVIFGTEQDNTIVGTTQDDELHGLGGNDTVSADAGNDTVFGETGDDQLYGQAGQDSLFGDAGNDQLEGGDDADKLYGGDGNDSLSGGSGDDELYGVEGNDSLLGGDGDDFLSGGPGDDTLAGEAGNDRLFGGDGIDSLNGGSGDDQLFGEAGNDSLSGAIGNDKLYGGDGTDTLNGDQGDDELYGQGGDDSLSGSDGNDQLFGGDDQDILRGGNDNDKLFGEAGNDQLFGELGNDELFGSTGDDSLDSGEGDDYLNGGDGSDQLVSGSGQDTLFGGEGDDKLYGGSGNDELQGEAGNDTLYGGDDNDKLFGSISNDQLYGETGDDELYGEAGNDLLSGGIGDDKLYGGFDADVLQGEDGNDKLYGETGDDQLSGGNGNDELYASDGNDTLNGDDGNDILYSEVGNDQLNGGLGNDLLYAGDGDDIANGGDGNDTLYGESGNDILLGGNNDDLLYGGLGNDRLEGGSGNDQLVGGAGNDQLIGGAGRDRFVFDTGSPFQTVSPGIDIIQGLTRGQDKIALVKTTFTALKKSTKRGFKNQFAVVESDRSAATSQAVIVYNRSNGKLFYNTNKGSNGFGIGGQFATLTRESSSQPLKGTITAADFTLL from the coding sequence TTGGCAGTTATTTTTGGCACCGAGCAGGACAACACGATCGTTGGCACCACTCAGGATGATGAGCTGCATGGGTTAGGCGGTAATGACACCGTTTCCGCTGATGCAGGCAATGACACGGTATTTGGTGAAACTGGCGACGATCAACTTTATGGTCAGGCAGGGCAGGATTCTCTGTTCGGTGATGCAGGCAACGATCAGCTAGAGGGTGGCGATGATGCCGACAAACTATATGGTGGCGATGGCAATGACTCACTGAGTGGAGGGTCAGGAGACGATGAACTGTACGGCGTGGAAGGAAATGACTCGCTTCTCGGTGGAGATGGCGACGATTTCTTGAGCGGCGGTCCAGGCGATGATACGCTCGCTGGCGAGGCTGGAAACGATCGGCTCTTTGGTGGGGACGGAATAGACTCACTAAACGGGGGTAGCGGTGATGACCAACTCTTTGGCGAAGCCGGAAATGACTCGCTTTCTGGAGCGATCGGCAATGACAAACTGTATGGCGGTGATGGCACCGATACGCTGAACGGCGATCAGGGAGACGATGAGCTGTATGGTCAGGGTGGCGATGACAGTCTCTCTGGCAGTGACGGTAACGATCAACTCTTTGGCGGTGACGACCAGGATATTCTCCGGGGCGGTAATGACAACGACAAGTTGTTTGGTGAGGCAGGCAACGATCAGCTCTTTGGCGAGTTGGGCAATGACGAACTCTTTGGCAGCACAGGCGATGATAGCTTGGACAGCGGCGAAGGAGATGACTATCTCAATGGTGGGGATGGTAGCGATCAGCTCGTTAGCGGCAGTGGTCAAGATACGCTGTTTGGAGGAGAAGGAGACGATAAGCTTTACGGGGGCAGCGGCAATGATGAGCTACAGGGAGAAGCCGGAAACGATACTCTTTATGGCGGCGACGATAACGACAAGCTCTTCGGTAGTATCAGTAATGACCAGCTCTATGGTGAAACTGGCGACGATGAACTCTACGGCGAAGCCGGAAATGACCTCCTGAGTGGTGGCATTGGAGACGATAAACTGTACGGTGGCTTTGATGCTGATGTTCTCCAGGGCGAGGACGGTAATGACAAGCTCTATGGCGAAACTGGCGACGATCAGCTTTCGGGCGGCAATGGCAATGATGAGCTGTATGCAAGCGACGGTAACGATACGCTAAATGGCGACGATGGCAACGATATTCTCTACAGCGAAGTCGGAAATGATCAGTTGAACGGAGGGCTGGGCAACGACTTGCTCTATGCAGGCGATGGAGACGATATCGCAAACGGTGGAGACGGCAACGACACGCTTTATGGCGAAAGTGGCAATGATATTCTGCTTGGCGGTAATAATGACGATTTGCTATACGGCGGCTTAGGCAACGATCGTTTAGAAGGTGGCAGCGGCAACGATCAGCTTGTGGGTGGGGCGGGAAATGATCAGCTCATCGGTGGGGCAGGTCGCGATCGGTTTGTGTTTGATACAGGCTCACCGTTCCAAACCGTTTCACCGGGCATCGATATCATTCAAGGGCTAACGCGCGGGCAAGATAAAATTGCGCTCGTTAAAACAACATTCACTGCCCTCAAAAAATCAACCAAACGTGGCTTTAAGAATCAGTTTGCAGTGGTAGAGAGCGATCGATCGGCTGCCACCAGTCAAGCTGTCATTGTCTATAACCGCAGTAATGGCAAGCTCTTCTACAACACCAACAAAGGCAGCAATGGATTTGGGATCGGAGGACAGTTTGCGACTCTCACTCGTGAGTCCTCTAGTCAACCCTTGAAAGGAACAATTACCGCTGCTGACTTTACCCTGCTCTAA
- the sufR gene encoding iron-sulfur cluster biosynthesis transcriptional regulator SufR yields MTAAQQPSTKQDILHHLLKQGHATAQELAEQLDISPQATRKHLKDLEEEGLIEHQAIQAGMGRPNHIYKLSRKGRDQLPDRYDDFAVSLLDTLAETVGKDQVSKILQKQWQRKALEYRDRVGTGSLQERVAKLVELRQAEGYMAEWHDVDPEASTDVAPRFVITEYHCAISHIAESFPSVCGHELEMFSIALQGCKVERTHWLVNGEHRCGYLIQE; encoded by the coding sequence ATGACAGCTGCGCAGCAACCTTCCACGAAACAAGACATCCTCCATCACTTATTAAAGCAGGGTCATGCCACTGCTCAAGAACTTGCCGAGCAACTTGACATTAGTCCGCAGGCAACTCGAAAGCACCTGAAAGATCTGGAAGAGGAAGGGCTGATTGAGCATCAGGCGATTCAAGCGGGCATGGGTCGCCCAAATCATATCTACAAATTGAGCCGCAAAGGACGCGACCAACTCCCCGATCGCTACGATGACTTCGCTGTATCGTTGCTGGATACTCTGGCTGAGACCGTGGGCAAAGATCAGGTCAGCAAAATTCTCCAAAAGCAGTGGCAGCGCAAAGCCTTAGAGTACCGCGATCGAGTTGGCACAGGTTCCCTCCAAGAGCGCGTCGCCAAACTTGTTGAACTACGGCAGGCAGAAGGCTATATGGCAGAGTGGCATGATGTGGATCCAGAAGCCTCTACAGATGTTGCACCACGTTTTGTCATCACTGAATATCACTGTGCGATTTCTCACATCGCTGAGTCTTTTCCCAGCGTTTGCGGCCACGAGCTAGAAATGTTTTCGATCGCCCTTCAAGGCTGCAAAGTCGAGCGAACTCATTGGCTGGTGAATGGGGAGCATCGCTGCGGCTATCTGATTCAGGAGTAA
- a CDS encoding ferredoxin-thioredoxin reductase catalytic domain-containing protein, protein MNTSIKPTQSSDKNLELMRSFSESYAKRTGTYFCVDPGVTAVVIEGLAKHKDELGAPLCPCRHYEDKEAEAAAAFWNCPCVPMRERKECHCMLFLTADNDFAGDKQEISSEEIRTITNQY, encoded by the coding sequence ATGAATACATCGATCAAACCCACTCAATCCTCGGACAAAAATCTTGAGTTGATGAGGAGCTTTTCTGAAAGCTACGCCAAGCGGACTGGCACTTATTTTTGTGTTGATCCGGGCGTAACTGCGGTGGTCATTGAAGGACTCGCTAAGCACAAAGATGAACTGGGTGCTCCACTTTGTCCCTGCCGTCATTATGAAGACAAAGAAGCAGAAGCGGCAGCAGCATTCTGGAATTGCCCTTGTGTGCCGATGCGGGAGCGCAAAGAGTGCCACTGTATGCTGTTCCTCACCGCAGACAACGATTTTGCAGGCGACAAGCAAGAGATTTCTTCTGAAGAAATTCGCACGATTACAAATCAATACTAG
- the sufB gene encoding Fe-S cluster assembly protein SufB, giving the protein MTASVKSLVNQPYKYGFVTDIESDTIPAGLSEDVVRLISAKKNEPEFMLEFRLKAYRQWLKMQEPNWAEVGYPPIDYQSIVYYSAPKQQKKLNSLEEVDPTLLETFEKLGIPLSEQKRLSNVAVDAIFDSVSVATTFREKLAKEGVIFCSISEAMHDYPELIQKYMGSVVPVGDNYFAALNSAVFTDGSFVYIPKGVKCPMDLSTYFRINNGESGQFERTLIVAEEGSSVTYLEGCTAPMFDTNQLHAAVVELIALDNAEIKYSTVQNWYAGDVNGKGGIYNFVTKRGLCQGKNSKISWTQVETGSAITWKYPSCVLLGDNSVGEFYSVALTNNMQQADTGTKMVHIGKNTRSTIVSKGISAGRSKNSYRGLVKINPKAEGARNYSQCDSMLIGDTAGANTFPYIQVQNNTARVEHEASTSKIGEDQLFYFQQRGVSLEDAISMMISGFCKDVFSQLPMEFAVEADRLLALKLENSVG; this is encoded by the coding sequence ATGACAGCATCCGTCAAGTCCCTAGTTAATCAGCCTTATAAGTACGGCTTCGTCACCGATATCGAGTCTGATACGATTCCGGCTGGGTTAAGCGAAGACGTAGTCCGCCTCATCTCTGCAAAGAAGAATGAGCCTGAATTTATGCTGGAGTTTCGCCTCAAGGCGTATCGGCAGTGGCTCAAAATGCAAGAACCCAATTGGGCAGAGGTAGGCTATCCACCGATCGATTATCAAAGCATCGTTTATTATTCCGCCCCGAAGCAGCAAAAGAAGCTCAACAGTTTGGAAGAAGTTGATCCAACGCTGCTGGAAACCTTCGAGAAGCTTGGCATTCCTCTTTCTGAGCAAAAGCGTCTGTCGAATGTGGCAGTAGATGCCATTTTTGATAGTGTCTCTGTGGCAACCACTTTTCGCGAAAAGTTGGCGAAAGAAGGCGTCATCTTCTGCTCCATTTCTGAGGCAATGCACGACTATCCTGAATTGATCCAGAAGTATATGGGTAGCGTGGTTCCGGTTGGTGACAACTACTTCGCTGCGCTCAACTCTGCCGTCTTTACAGATGGTTCATTTGTCTACATTCCAAAAGGCGTCAAATGTCCAATGGATCTGTCTACCTACTTCCGCATTAACAACGGGGAGTCGGGGCAGTTTGAGCGGACGCTGATTGTGGCTGAAGAAGGGAGTTCTGTCACTTATCTGGAAGGCTGTACTGCTCCGATGTTTGACACGAATCAGCTTCATGCCGCAGTCGTGGAACTGATCGCGCTCGACAATGCCGAAATCAAATATTCTACAGTGCAGAACTGGTACGCCGGAGATGTGAACGGCAAGGGCGGTATCTATAACTTCGTCACCAAGCGCGGTTTGTGCCAAGGTAAAAATTCCAAAATTTCCTGGACGCAGGTTGAAACAGGTTCTGCAATTACCTGGAAATATCCAAGCTGTGTGCTGCTGGGTGATAATTCAGTGGGTGAGTTCTACTCGGTTGCGTTGACCAATAATATGCAGCAAGCCGACACCGGAACCAAGATGGTGCATATCGGCAAGAATACGCGCAGCACGATCGTCTCAAAAGGCATTTCTGCCGGGAGGTCGAAGAACAGCTATCGGGGTCTGGTGAAGATTAACCCGAAAGCAGAAGGAGCACGCAACTACTCCCAGTGTGACTCGATGTTGATTGGGGATACTGCTGGAGCAAACACCTTCCCTTACATCCAAGTGCAGAACAATACTGCCAGAGTTGAACATGAAGCCTCAACCTCCAAAATTGGGGAAGACCAACTGTTCTACTTCCAGCAGCGCGGCGTTTCCCTGGAAGACGCAATCTCAATGATGATCAGCGGCTTCTGTAAGGATGTATTTAGCCAACTGCCGATGGAATTTGCAGTGGAAGCCGATCGCCTGTTAGCGCTAAAGCTGGAAAATAGCGTGGGCTAA
- the sufC gene encoding Fe-S cluster assembly ATPase SufC produces MREALARYRSVIIDNSEVILSVKDLTANVEDTPILKGLNLEIKAGEIHAIMGPNGSGKSTFSKILAGHPAYTVTGGEVIYRGQNLLELAPEERARSGIFLAFQYPLEIPGVSNVDFLRVAYNSKRKHEGLEELDAFDFDELVRQKLDVVKMNAAFLNRSVNEGFSGGEKKRNEILQMALLEPKLAILDETDSGLDIDALRIVANGVNQLANGDNAMLVITHYQRLLEYIIPDYVHVMEAGRIVTTGGKEMALELEERGYDWIREEEAATR; encoded by the coding sequence TTGAGAGAGGCATTAGCGAGGTATCGATCGGTGATTATTGACAACAGCGAAGTGATTTTATCGGTGAAGGATTTGACCGCGAATGTGGAGGATACTCCCATTCTGAAGGGGTTAAATCTGGAGATTAAGGCGGGCGAAATTCACGCGATCATGGGACCGAACGGTTCCGGCAAAAGCACCTTTTCCAAGATACTGGCGGGTCATCCGGCTTACACCGTTACGGGTGGCGAAGTGATTTATCGCGGACAGAATTTGCTGGAGTTAGCCCCTGAAGAACGGGCGCGATCGGGCATTTTTCTCGCCTTCCAATATCCACTCGAAATTCCAGGTGTCAGTAATGTTGATTTCCTGCGCGTTGCCTACAACTCCAAGCGCAAGCATGAAGGGTTGGAAGAACTGGATGCCTTCGATTTTGATGAACTGGTGCGTCAAAAGCTGGACGTGGTGAAAATGAATGCCGCATTTCTGAATCGCAGCGTCAATGAAGGCTTCTCTGGCGGTGAAAAAAAGCGGAACGAAATTCTGCAAATGGCACTGCTAGAACCGAAGCTGGCAATTCTGGATGAAACGGATTCTGGCTTAGATATTGATGCGTTGCGAATTGTGGCAAATGGCGTCAACCAACTGGCAAACGGCGACAATGCCATGCTGGTGATCACGCACTATCAACGCCTGCTTGAGTACATCATTCCTGACTATGTTCATGTCATGGAAGCTGGACGGATTGTCACGACGGGCGGCAAAGAAATGGCTCTGGAGCTGGAAGAGCGCGGCTATGACTGGATTCGGGAAGAGGAGGCAGCGACAAGATGA
- the sufD gene encoding Fe-S cluster assembly protein SufD, producing MTIPTSVPEQTGLSSAAQQRIEFLHHLVSLIGQAPIASGWLHELRDHAIVRVQEQAFPTTRDEEWRFTDLSELVQVRFEAMGDHHSAVNIDSVSQFSLPEESTRLVFVNGVYASELSTLGSLPEGIIVSNWSGLGDSQRDRLQAYLGKQPGSGELFTALNTAGLTDAAIVFVPKNKVIQAPIHLLFVATSRSTPTFIQPRCLVVAEANSAVTLVEDYVAVGEGRSFTNTVTEISLAENAQVSHTRIQRDCVAAFHIGKTAVSQARTSNYTCNAISLGGKIARHHLEIYQTGEQTETYLNGLTMIRGQQLSDTHSSIALTHPYGMTRQLHKCIIDDRAHAVFNGKVFVPQAAQQTDAGQLNRNLLLSPKARVDTKPELEIVADNVKCTHGATVSQLDADEIFYLQSRGIDATSAERLLVYAFAYEVLDKLPIGSLKQTLAQFVTTFMKK from the coding sequence ATGACAATTCCAACTTCTGTACCCGAACAAACTGGATTAAGCTCAGCGGCGCAGCAGCGAATTGAATTTTTGCATCATCTGGTGAGCCTGATTGGGCAAGCTCCGATCGCCTCAGGTTGGCTGCACGAATTGCGCGATCATGCGATCGTCCGTGTCCAAGAGCAAGCCTTCCCGACGACCCGCGACGAAGAATGGCGGTTTACCGATCTCTCGGAACTGGTGCAGGTGCGCTTTGAGGCAATGGGTGATCATCACTCTGCCGTCAATATTGATAGCGTCTCGCAGTTTTCCTTGCCCGAAGAAAGCACCCGTCTGGTGTTTGTAAATGGCGTTTATGCATCGGAGCTTTCGACGCTTGGCAGTCTCCCTGAAGGCATCATCGTCAGCAATTGGTCTGGATTAGGAGACAGTCAGCGCGATCGGCTTCAGGCTTATTTGGGGAAGCAGCCTGGATCAGGAGAGCTATTTACGGCTCTCAATACTGCAGGGTTGACCGATGCAGCGATCGTTTTTGTTCCGAAAAACAAAGTTATTCAAGCACCAATTCACCTGCTATTTGTGGCAACGAGCCGCAGTACACCGACCTTCATTCAGCCTCGCTGTTTAGTGGTGGCAGAAGCAAATAGCGCAGTGACTCTGGTTGAGGATTATGTTGCTGTTGGCGAGGGGCGATCCTTCACCAATACTGTTACGGAAATCTCGCTGGCAGAGAACGCCCAGGTCAGTCACACTAGAATTCAGAGAGACTGTGTGGCAGCGTTTCATATTGGTAAAACCGCCGTTTCTCAGGCTCGGACTTCTAACTACACCTGCAATGCCATTAGCTTGGGCGGCAAGATTGCCCGTCATCATTTAGAGATTTATCAGACGGGAGAGCAAACGGAGACTTATCTCAACGGGCTGACGATGATTCGAGGACAGCAACTCAGCGATACCCATAGCTCGATCGCCCTCACCCATCCCTACGGCATGACCCGTCAGTTGCACAAATGTATCATTGATGACCGGGCGCACGCTGTCTTTAACGGTAAGGTATTTGTACCGCAAGCAGCCCAACAGACTGATGCCGGGCAGTTAAACCGCAACTTACTGCTTTCTCCCAAAGCCAGAGTTGATACTAAACCAGAACTCGAGATTGTTGCAGACAACGTGAAATGCACTCATGGTGCAACGGTCAGCCAGCTTGACGCAGACGAAATCTTTTACCTGCAAAGCCGAGGTATTGATGCAACCAGCGCCGAAAGATTGTTGGTTTATGCTTTTGCCTACGAAGTTCTCGACAAACTGCCGATTGGCTCTTTAAAGCAAACGCTTGCTCAGTTTGTCACCACCTTCATGAAGAAGTAG
- a CDS encoding SufS family cysteine desulfurase, translating to MTLAQERTLASKFRADFPILRQEIHGKPLVYLDNAATSQKPIAVLNALRHYYENDNANVHRGVHTLSSRATDAYEGARDKVAAFVNAASRQEIVYTRNASEAINLVAYAWGNANLTRSDEIILTVMEHHSNLIPWQLLAQRTGAVLKFVELTETQEFDLEHYKSLLSDKTKLVSIVHVSNTLGCINPVKEITALAHQYGAKVLIDACQSTPHMTIDVQDIDCDWLVASGHKMCAPTGIGFLYGKLDVLRAMPPFLGGGEMIADVFLDHSTYADLPHKFEAGTPAIAEAIGLGAAVDYLTAVGVDKIHAYEQELTAYLWQQIGQIPEVTTYGPKPNADASNRAPLVSFTTGAVHPHDLSTILDQAGIAIRAGHHCTQPLHRHVGAQSTARASLYFYNTREEVDAFIKSLKEAIDFFGSIFG from the coding sequence ATGACTCTTGCCCAGGAAAGAACACTCGCCTCCAAATTCCGTGCCGACTTCCCGATTCTGCGCCAAGAGATTCACGGGAAGCCCTTGGTTTATCTTGATAATGCGGCAACTTCCCAAAAGCCGATCGCTGTTCTGAATGCGCTGCGGCACTATTACGAGAACGACAACGCGAATGTGCATCGAGGTGTACATACCCTCAGTTCACGGGCAACGGATGCCTATGAGGGTGCGAGGGATAAGGTAGCGGCATTTGTCAATGCGGCTTCTCGGCAGGAGATTGTCTATACACGCAATGCCAGCGAAGCAATTAACCTGGTTGCTTATGCCTGGGGCAATGCCAATCTTACGCGTAGCGATGAGATTATCCTGACGGTGATGGAGCATCACAGCAATTTGATCCCCTGGCAGCTCCTGGCACAACGTACTGGAGCCGTCCTGAAGTTTGTGGAGCTAACCGAGACTCAGGAATTTGATCTGGAGCATTACAAGTCGCTGCTGTCGGATAAAACAAAGCTCGTTTCGATCGTGCATGTCTCAAATACGCTGGGCTGTATTAATCCAGTGAAAGAGATTACTGCATTGGCGCATCAGTATGGCGCGAAGGTGCTGATCGATGCCTGCCAGAGTACCCCCCATATGACGATCGATGTGCAGGACATTGACTGTGATTGGCTGGTTGCCTCTGGTCATAAAATGTGTGCTCCGACTGGAATTGGCTTCCTCTACGGCAAGCTGGATGTCCTCCGGGCAATGCCACCGTTCCTGGGTGGTGGTGAAATGATTGCGGATGTGTTTCTCGATCATTCCACTTATGCTGATTTGCCCCACAAGTTTGAAGCAGGTACACCTGCAATTGCTGAAGCGATCGGGCTAGGGGCAGCGGTCGATTATCTCACTGCGGTCGGAGTAGACAAAATCCACGCCTATGAGCAGGAGTTAACCGCTTACCTGTGGCAGCAGATTGGGCAGATTCCTGAAGTCACAACCTATGGTCCTAAGCCCAACGCAGATGCCAGCAACCGAGCGCCTCTGGTTTCCTTCACGACGGGTGCAGTCCATCCGCATGATTTATCGACCATTCTTGATCAAGCAGGGATTGCGATTCGCGCCGGACATCACTGCACGCAGCCACTACACCGCCATGTGGGAGCACAATCGACCGCCAGAGCCAGCCTTTACTTCTACAACACCCGCGAAGAAGTAGACGCGTTCATCAAATCTCTGAAAGAAGCGATCGATTTCTTCGGCAGTATTTTTGGGTAA
- a CDS encoding response regulator, producing MKTVLIVEDDLINARVFSKILTKRGGLEVKHTENVDEVMKIAQAHEADIILMDVSLSHSVYQGKPVDGIKITQMLKADPQTSSLPIILVTAHAMEGDRENFLKQSGADDYISKPVVDHQQFVDQVMALLPSE from the coding sequence ATGAAAACGGTTTTGATTGTAGAAGATGATTTGATCAATGCGCGGGTATTCTCCAAAATTTTGACCAAGCGGGGAGGGTTGGAAGTCAAGCATACCGAGAATGTGGATGAGGTCATGAAAATTGCTCAAGCACATGAGGCAGATATCATTTTGATGGATGTGTCCCTGTCGCACAGTGTTTATCAGGGTAAGCCAGTCGATGGCATCAAAATCACCCAAATGCTCAAAGCCGATCCCCAAACATCCAGCTTACCGATCATTCTGGTTACAGCGCACGCAATGGAGGGCGATCGAGAGAATTTTCTGAAACAAAGCGGTGCAGATGACTATATCTCCAAACCTGTTGTGGATCACCAGCAGTTTGTTGATCAGGTCATGGCACTTCTTCCTTCGGAGTAA